From Amyelois transitella isolate CPQ chromosome 4, ilAmyTran1.1, whole genome shotgun sequence, one genomic window encodes:
- the LOC106140689 gene encoding uncharacterized protein LOC106140689 — MWGLLIRFILLGVCAKEVISRRVDRNNASYEVDDTIKSSVCHYSDPNVADCIQRMAEQARHLLAKGVPTLGVQPLEPLKVPSIRLRQHNVPKNAFKYDAWLSDVMISGLTNFTFNKLDVYPEDLKVTANISLPHLVMTGEYVILGEFQMLPVESTGKMSANFSMCTAALVALGARVHKRMVIRDADVRLRCSDTVKADLNEVHSTTNEMEMITDHIAKMHSSEIVKEIQPAVETSLAMVLEDIANKFLKHIPSEMVFPNK, encoded by the exons ATGTGGGGATTATTGATCAGATTTATCTTATTAGGCGTTTGTGCAAAAGAAGTGATTAGCAGAAGAGTGGATAGGAACAATGCCTCTTACGAGGTAGATGATACCA taaaatcatCGGTATGCCACTACAGCGACCCAAATGTTGCCGATTGTATCCAAAGAATGGCGGAACAAGCCAGGCATCTTCTAGCAAAGGGTGTGCCAACCCTGGGTGTCCAACCTTTGGAGCCCTTGAAGGTCCCTAGCATCAGGTTAAGGCAACATAATGTTCCAAAGAATGCCTTCAAGTATGACGCCTGGCTCTCTGATGTTATGATCAGTGGACTAACAAACTTCACGTTTAATAAATTAGA cgtGTACCCTGAAGATCTGAAAGTGACAGCCAACATAAGTCTGCCACACCTGGTCATGACTGGCGAATACGTAATTCTGGGTGAATTCCAGATGTTGCCAGTCGAGTCCACCGGAAAAATGTCCGCTAACTTCT CAATGTGCACCGCAGCCCTGGTAGCCTTAGGTGCGCGTGTGCATAAGCGGATGGTGATCCGAGACGCGGACGTCCGGCTGAGATGCAGCGACACGGTCAAAGCTGACCTTAACGAGGTGCATTCTACTACCAATGAAATGG AGATGATAACAGACCACATTGCCAAGATGCATTCCTCGGAGATAGTGAAAGAGATCCAGCCAGCTGTTGAGACATCCCTGGCGATGGTCCTGGAGGATATCGCCAATAAATTCCTCAAACATATACCTTCGGAGATGGTCTTCCCAAATAAGTAG
- the LOC106140694 gene encoding uncharacterized protein LOC106140694, with translation MKVLFLVLCVLGVYGETPDYFPKCRRSDPQIEKCILEGVEAMRPYLNKGIPEVNIPAVDPFVVPTLKLDRTAPNLRLKATIRHAKAFGGSAFKIEKLKVNLNNKYAAEVKITIPKLMVVADYDVHGSRLLTLDINGKGRIRGNFTGIAVVAKGVGKLTQKDGVDYILADRVVAKVRVTHAQVAVDDSERPVAATSAAAFFNASPGVVLDILSPLIDETCATVAKAFINKVLGSIPIKDVLLDD, from the exons ATGAAAGTGTTGTTTTTAGTGCTGTGCGTTTTGGGTGTGTATGGAGAGACac CTGACTACTTCCCGAaatgtagaagaagcgacCCACAAATTGAGAAATGCATTCTCGAAGGAGTGGAAGCCATGAGACCTTATCTCAATAAGGGGATCCCTGAG gtTAATATACCAGCAGTAGACCCGTTCGTTGTCCCCACTTTGAAGCTGGACAGAACTGCTCCAAATCTACGGCTGAAGGCTACCATTAGACATGCGAAGGCATTTGGGGGATCCGCTTTTAAGATTGAAAAACTTAA GGTGAACCTAAACAACAAATATGCTGCCGAAGTGAAAATCACAATTCCCAAGCTTATGGTGGTCGCGGACTACGACGTGCACGGCTCCCGGCTGCTGACCCTGGACATCAACGGGAAGGGCAGGATTCGAGGCAACTTTA ctGGCATAGCGGTAGTAGCTAAAGGTGTGGGCAAACTGACGCAGAAGGACGGCGTGGACTACATTCTTGCAGACCGGGTGGTTGCCAAAGTTAGGGTCACGCACGCTCAAGTTGCCGTCGACGATTCTGAACGACCTGTAGCTG CAACATCTGCAGCAGCCTTCTTCAACGCCAGCCCCGGGGTGGTGCTTGACATCCTGAGTCCTCTAATTGACGAAACCTGTGCAACAGTAGCCAAGGCTTTCATTAATAAAGTCCTAGGATCGATACCCATAAAGGATGTTTTGCTTGACGACTGA
- the LOC106140690 gene encoding protein takeout-like, which translates to MWKLFLVLGSVSAAHAGLGKSFINFGGFICPREDRALGRCLRDALNTYIPKLATGLPEYGIPPSEPLVVPSLSIQQSTGPITVWSSYTDVTVRGPSTMKIKDVKVHSDEHKVVAKIYIPELRMKGNYDLSGNLMMLPIKGDGKFSAKYGDIDAVVTINLGRTPRHNGVDALSCEDLHVKFHLGYASMQLQNLFGGDDELGNTMNAFLNENWQKLAEELKTPMEEALRDFFKPLADHAFATLNADDILA; encoded by the exons atGTGGAAATTGTTTTTGGTGCTCGGTTCAGTGAGCGCGGCCCACGCGGGGCTCGGAAAGAGTTTCATCAACT TTGGTGGTTTCATTTGTCCAAGAGAGGACAGAGCCTTGGGGCGCTGTTTACGAGATGCGCTgaatacttacatacctaaATTGGCCACAG GATTGCCTGAGTATGGGATCCCGCCAAGCGAGCCGCTAGTGGTGCCATCTTTGTCCATTCAGCAATCCACGGGGCCTATAACTGTGTGGTCTTCCTACACCGACGTCACTGTTAGAGGCCCGTCTACCATGAAGATCAAAGATGTCAA AGTGCATTCGGACGAACATAAGGTAGTCGCCAAAATTTACATTCCCGAGTTGAGGATGAAAGGCAATTACGACCTGTCTGGGAACTTAATGATGCTGCCGATCAAAGGAGACGGGAAGTTTTCGGCCAAATACG GAGATATAGATGCAGTTGTGACGATAAATCTTGGAAGAACCCCGCGTCACAATGGAGTGGATGCTCTCTCGTGCGAAGACCTTCACGTCAAGTTCCATCTAGGATACGCTTCAATGCAGCTGCAGAATCTCTTTGGAGGGGACGATGAACTGG GAAACACAATGAATGCGTTCCTGAATGAGAATTGGCAGAAACTAGCTGAAGAGCTGAAGACGCCAATGGAAGAGGCACTAAGGGACTTCTTCAAACCTCTAGCAGACCACGCATTTGCCACATTGAATGCTGATGACATACTTGCATAG